The Faecalibacterium prausnitzii genome includes a window with the following:
- a CDS encoding RICIN domain-containing protein: protein MKTVAQTVIEADRFYTIAARTGSVIEAAASTKNEETVRLGKYDHKPEQEWAFIRVGDGVYRIRNRASGKLLDLMMTGTANGTWLHLWEDVGGTSQMWTVEPTPAGTVRLRSSWASGKCIDTVGMGVSDGAQLQIWQETAGEDQLWTISEVKDRASAKRAAKKDEPAAAPVEEKAEVKAEEKPVEAAPVVEAPKAEEVKAEPVKAEEKPAEAAPAVEAPKAEEVKAEPAKVEAKPAEKAAPAAVKAPVKKPAGRKTSRAARKKAAAKK from the coding sequence ATGAAAACTGTTGCACAGACTGTGATCGAAGCAGATCGTTTTTACACCATCGCTGCCCGCACCGGCAGCGTCATCGAGGCGGCTGCTTCCACGAAGAACGAGGAGACCGTTCGTCTGGGCAAATACGACCACAAGCCCGAACAGGAGTGGGCGTTCATCCGCGTGGGGGACGGTGTCTACCGCATCCGCAACCGCGCTTCCGGCAAGCTCCTCGACCTGATGATGACCGGCACCGCCAACGGCACCTGGCTGCATCTGTGGGAGGATGTGGGCGGCACGTCCCAGATGTGGACCGTGGAGCCTACCCCCGCTGGCACCGTCCGCCTGCGCTCTTCCTGGGCCAGCGGCAAGTGCATCGACACCGTGGGCATGGGCGTCTCCGATGGCGCACAGCTGCAGATCTGGCAGGAGACCGCCGGGGAAGATCAGCTCTGGACCATCTCCGAGGTGAAGGACCGCGCCAGCGCAAAGCGCGCTGCCAAGAAGGACGAGCCCGCTGCTGCTCCCGTTGAGGAGAAGGCCGAAGTCAAGGCAGAGGAGAAGCCCGTAGAAGCCGCTCCTGTTGTCGAGGCCCCCAAGGCGGAAGAAGTCAAGGCAGAGCCGGTCAAGGCGGAAGAGAAGCCCGCAGAGGCTGCTCCTGCTGTTGAGGCACCCAAGGCCGAGGAAGTCAAGGCCGAACCGGCGAAGGTAGAGGCAAAGCCCGCAGAAAAGGCTGCCCCCGCAGCAGTCAAGGCTCCGGTCAAGAAGCCTGCTGGCCGGAAGACCAGCCGCGCCGCCCGCAAGAAGGCTGCTGCAAAGAAGTGA